One Mycoplasmoides pneumoniae FH genomic region harbors:
- a CDS encoding adenine-specific methyltransferase EcoRI family protein, giving the protein MHYFNRAKKAKNNEFYTLFEDIAAEVACYPNAFKGKVVLCNCNDGYQSNFWQFFQSQFHALGLKKLVAIAFNPLGNSYQLNFDGKEIKELPLAGNGSFDSAEAIVLLKQSDIVVTNPPFSLFQDFVCLLAEHGKQFLVLGHNGAVGYNQIFKLFKEEQLWYGHTVNSSMLFQVQSNFKLYDPKSVNFVKKYGQLFQKVPGISWFTNLKKNQQPAWLKTKSRYQGNEHKYPKFDWYDAIFVSKVKEIPLDWFGYMGVPLTFLNCFNPKQFELIDCLANPYATLDTLKTNAYVRSHHGDVRNVKGKRRYVRVVIKQRQNVI; this is encoded by the coding sequence GTGCATTACTTTAACCGCGCCAAAAAGGCAAAGAACAATGAATTTTATACCTTGTTTGAAGACATTGCCGCTGAAGTGGCATGTTATCCCAATGCCTTTAAGGGTAAGGTAGTGTTGTGTAATTGTAATGATGGTTACCAATCGAACTTCTGGCAGTTTTTTCAAAGTCAGTTTCATGCTTTAGGACTCAAAAAACTAGTTGCGATTGCTTTTAATCCACTTGGCAACAGTTATCAACTCAACTTCGATGGAAAGGAAATAAAGGAACTACCTTTAGCTGGTAATGGCAGCTTTGACAGTGCGGAAGCCATTGTTCTTTTAAAGCAAAGTGACATTGTGGTAACTAATCCACCGTTTAGCTTGTTTCAGGACTTTGTTTGTCTTTTAGCAGAGCATGGCAAACAGTTTTTGGTTTTAGGTCACAATGGTGCTGTCGGTTATAATCAGATCTTTAAGCTGTTTAAGGAAGAACAGTTGTGATATGGTCATACTGTTAACAGTTCGATGTTGTTCCAAGTGCAGTCTAACTTTAAACTGTATGACCCCAAAAGCGTTAACTTTGTTAAAAAGTATGGTCAACTGTTTCAAAAAGTACCGGGAATTTCCTGGTTTACAAACCTCAAGAAAAACCAACAACCAGCTTGACTAAAAACAAAATCACGCTATCAGGGCAACGAACACAAATACCCCAAGTTTGACTGGTATGATGCCATTTTTGTCAGTAAGGTTAAAGAAATTCCCCTAGACTGATTTGGTTACATGGGGGTGCCATTAACCTTTCTCAATTGCTTTAATCCCAAACAGTTTGAGCTAATTGATTGTCTAGCCAATCCCTACGCTACCCTAGACACATTAAAAACTAATGCTTATGTGAGATCACACCACGGTGATGTGAGGAATGTGAAGGGTAAGCGAAGGTATGTTAGGGTAGTGATTAAACAACGTCAAAATGTGATTTAA